Proteins encoded together in one Vanessa tameamea isolate UH-Manoa-2023 chromosome 28, ilVanTame1 primary haplotype, whole genome shotgun sequence window:
- the LOC113391908 gene encoding putative ATP-dependent RNA helicase TDRD12: MPSDYYKVEVIYYLNPYLIWIEVSDPNVPKDDYIFEQIGLYGILPLETTLDIENEVIMVQKCDDWVIAAKTLMTNILKDSTEVWFTPTYIDRRTSIFDDNIHKYGELIIKSKNGELKQLSKLLIASNIAHLDVCEFHRQLSSGEIKTKLCSIKTQDVVKEIETYYTKMANSKMTCKRSINKQTSVFQIGQDLESALTVSNLEKHNNKMLNTMLENKRKDLELCKDIDEEPLGRGCRKSKDKSYKSLESQTSSSVTNSSKCNDTQELDQTFKNIKTFLDANAKTNDISSESVDTVKVNVVEKKQPQASMLIKKLKIMNQSERDKINRVRMKHKLNIKQQIDTEKSINIVKPIQQNTQTNYEDFETNASTSNLNRKMKVVDDKDGVKQIAYGPPGMDLKLWKIQEVKQDLQGNVTQVINVGDVGEEMKSETHNLIGEVDSEFSIEITNKNKLSDCCNTMLKNEATLGLSSDKHLNVCDDDDSSEKHKSSTSSLLLNKKLRAYGNLSKRNRSLSSSDTSNKDSSSVSDTNKNIDKDENDDISEVIQRIDEQYKVIPSIKNKQKQNDVTLTRLKNNVNPFKNIDPNLSVFIDKLVSPILLVHTKKNKRIQPIFEMRDVFFNSHIHLVLKNMSIEHPMTVQSVSWNTILRGHSLFMISPPNSGKTLGYLPAVCRLISDVCSDTVDSVGPLCIIVCATAKSVAIVEEMAKMFLGLDDKILACYAGVDDFHITTKLLNGCDLLISTPASLIRVMQLSEFGVDLRRLSIFVLDDCERLAVTYEDEMKYFLFKIKEAVAARANNELKVQYVLASRVWCDFMQPLAKKTPDTVISFSAFQESVLYSKAETSVCFVEIEHKINMVFEFLKEIDSSKKTVIVCKSDDEVDLIERALKRSKHVVFASNNNMTVHDLYNISLSWADFEEPLVGPILVCCDGNLTHMNITDAHHLIHYSLPNLFSMFCKRFCVLNDNYPSIFKDENPKVKIKILLDGTNVEQLPKIMNFIKRCTNNVPQFLDEVCNKILKDRDLIKAKNYIPICDKLLMLGSCPDIFNCQERHTILKEYDSPQEWMPKDGLITFKILHYHSAVLYSARLLTNVVNGVVTKYPQSYSSLFIKMGMYYSKESNRRLHGIPKIGDICAASVKTNFYVRCQVVKILSKYQSGNPNSILVNLIDEEKYDITRDIYLYYLPEDLKEIKTPVVLVRLANVKPKDKDITFSNLAIEKFKKITDNEDLYIKGHVSLTLGNCVFVDTLEVCQELTSLNETIVKNNLKQELLENHAQLNPERVQQLKKLSIDSGLSYAEVVKRPETQNPVKNFPKGSWAHLETGVLSTVFLSSAKSPDKFFVRLNKFESCMSSLLQDIKEYSEGFINNELRNVKEGDLVLAEFPDDLTFERARIDSISEDTAKCFFVDQGDWKEIPMKHIIPITEKFINKLPFQAIECRLIGIQPPGDDWSDFSKNWFFNNCFEDKNGDLKHLYIKYFTKELAEFTGGYKYGVALIDTNTDNDVVINQIMIDLNLAKENIKEREYLNKLLPDTRESGHVQTFEEENDHLNDLLPDTNESDQIQTFEEVENEDDDEKMSKINQDIVSAGNNTIQIPQPLRSAPLVDSDSSDFERWDVNMDQSVLNNLFPRLNSNIERNVTQDTGDDSSADENQVVPFRPKETNIEANIKNEPQELDSDDFTSSELSQACNVSNDKSNLSSEVEQKRRPKLLWRQNKNMVFVKIELIDVKDYNLEFDVRNLKFSSNLNGAKYEFEIELYGVIDRDKSSHVKTGLYITVKLVKVLKTKWVSLTKALDTKHWIAYDVDSIDTSSDEEEVDKSTMEKIIKVMHDADDETDDDEFLDDVNCTYGKYD; the protein is encoded by the exons ATGCCGTCTGATTATTATAAAGTAGAAGTGATATACTATCTAAATCCCTATTTAATATGGATAGAAGTATCTGATCCGAACGTTCCAAAAgatgattatatttttgaacaaattgGATTATATGGTATTTTACCGCTTGAAACTACATTAGATATTGAGAACGAAGTGATTATGGTTCAAAAATGTGATGATTGGGTAATAGCAGCCAAAACATTAATGACGAATATCCTTAAAGATAGCACCGAAGTGTGGTTTACCCCAACGTACATAGATAGAag AACATCAATATTTGAtgataacatacataaatatggtGAATTGATTATAAAGTCTAAAAATGGTGAATTGAAGCAACTATCAAAATTGTTAATTGCGTCAAACATCGCACACTTGGATGTGTGTGAATTCCACCGACAACTAAGTTCAGGCGAGATTAAAACCAAACTTTGTTCTATCAAAACACAGGATGTTGTTAAAGAAATTGAGACATATTATACGAAGATGGCTAATTCAAAGATGACATGCAAGAGATctattaacaaacaaacatccGTGTTTCAAATTGGACAAGACTTAGAATCTGCATTAACTGTATCTAATCTTGAAAagcataacaataaaatgttaaacacAATGCTTGAAAACAAACGGAAAGACTTGGAACTGTGCAAAGACATTGATGAGGAACCTTTGGGCCGAGGTTGTAGAAAATCAAAAGATAAGTCATATAAGTCACTAGAATCACAGACCTCATCGTCCGTTACAAATAGTTCTAAATGCAATGACACTCAAGAACTTGATCAgacttttaagaatattaaaacttttttagatGCAAATGCAAAAACTAATGATATATCCTCAGAAAGTGTGGACACAGTCAAAGTAAATGttgttgaaaaaaaacaacCCCAAGCCTCCATGttgattaagaaattaaaaataatgaatcagTCTGAGAGAGATAAAATCAATAGAGTCCGaatgaaacataaattaaacattaaacaacAGATTGATACtgaaaaatcaatcaatattgTGAAGCCTATACAACAAAATACACAAACAAATTATGAAGATTTTGAAACTAATG CGTCAACCTCTAACCTCAACCGAAAAATGAAAGTTGTCGATGATAAAGATGGTGTGAAACAAATTGCCTATGGACCTCCAGGGATGGACCTTAAACTATGGAAGATTCAGGAAGTAAAACAAGACCTTCAGGGTAATGTAACACAAGTAATTAATGTTGGTGATGTTGGTGAAGAAATGAAAAGTGAGACCCACAATCTCATAGGTGAAGTTGACTCGGAGTTTAGtattgaaataacaaataaaaataaattgtctgaCTGTTGTAATACTATGCTAAAAAACGAGGCAACTTTAGGCTTAAGTAGTGATAAACATCTGAATGtctgtgatgatgatgattcaaGCGAGAAACATAAGTCATCGACGAgttctttacttttaaataaaaagttaagagCATACGGCAACTTGTCCAAACGTAACCGTAGTTTGTCTAGCTCTGACACATCCAATAAAGATTCGTCCAGCGTCTCCGAtactaataaaaacattgacaaaGATGAAAATGATGACATATCTGAAGTCATTCAAAGGATTGATGAACAGTACAAAGTTATACCATCAATCAAAAACAAACAGAAACAAAATGATGTAACATTAACtaggttaaaaaataatgtcaatccatttaaaaatattgatccAAACCTATCAGTTTTCATCGATAAACTCGTATCACCTATACTTCTAGTGCACACTAAAAAGAATAAACGCATCCAACCGATTTTTGAAATGAGAGATGTATTTTTCAACTCTCATATACATCTCGtacttaaaaatatgtcaattgaACATCCGATGACGGTGCAAAGTGTATCTTGGAATACAATATTAAGGGGTCACAGCCTTTTCATGATAAGTCCTCCAAATAGTGGGAAAACTTTGGGCTATTTACCAGCCGTTTGTCGTCTTATAAGCGACGTGTGCTCCGATACTGTTGATAGTGTGGGTCCACTTTGCATCATCGTTTGTGCGACGGCGAAATCCGTTGCGATTGTAGAAGAAATGGCGAAAATGTTCCTGGGCTTAGATGATAAAATCTTAGCGTGCTATGCGGGTGTTGATGATTTCCATATTACGACAAAGTTGTTGAATGGTTgcgatttattaatatctacGCCAGCATCACTTATTCGGGTAATGCAACTCAGTGAATTCGGTGTCGATCTGCGTCGTCTATCAATTTTTGTATTAGATGATTGTGAACGTCTAGCGGTCACGTATGAGGATGAAATGAAAtactttctatttaaaattaaagaagcgGTTGCGGCTAGAGCCAATAACGAGTTAAAAGTTCAATACGTACTCGCATCTCGAGTCTGGTGTGATTTCATGCAACCCCTAGCGAAGAAAACACCAGATACTGTAATTTCTTTTAGTGCGTTCCAAGAAAGTGTTCTGTATTCGAAAGCTGAAACCTCTGTTTGTTTCGTCGAAATTGAACATAAGATAAATATGGTATTCgagtttttaaaagaaattgataGTTCTAAGAAAACTGTAATAGTTTGCAAATCGGATGATGAAGTCGATTTAATAGAGAGGGCTTTAAAACGATCTAAACACGTAGTGTTcgcaagtaataataatatgacagTTCATGATCTATACAACATTAGCCTGTCGTGGGCAGATTTCGAAGAACCATTAGTAGGACCGATACTGGTTTGTTGTGACGGGAATTTGACCCATATGAATATAACGGACGCACATCATTTGATCCATTATTCCTTACCAAAtcttttttcaatgttttgtaAACGTTTCTGTgttttaaatgacaattatcCGTCTATATTCAAAGATGAGAATCCaaaggttaaaattaaaattctcttAGACGGAACAAATGTTGAGCAGCTACCGAAGATTATGAACTTCATTAAACGCTGCACAAATAATGTTCCCCAGTTCTTGGAtgaagtttgtaataaaattttaaaagacagAGACTTGATCAAAGCCAAAAATTATATTCCTATTTGCGACAAGTTGCTTATGTTGGGATCTTGTCCAGATATATTCAATTGCCAAGAGAGACATACAATTTTGAAGGAATACGATTCACCGCAAGAATGGATGCCTAAAGATGGCCTTATCACTTTCAAAATTCTTCATTATCATTCTGCTGTTTTGTATTCCGCGAGGCTTTTGACTAACGTCGTTAATGGTGTCGTTACTAAGTATCCACAATCATATAGTTCTCTTTTCATAAAGATGGGTATGTATTACAGCAAAGAGTCGAATAGGAGACTTCACGGTATTCCAAAAATAGGAGATATTTGTGCAGCGTCggtaaaaacaaacttttacgTACGATGTCaagttgttaaaattttaagtaaatatcaaAGCGGTAATCCTAATAGTATATTAGTAAATTTGATCGACGAAGAGAAATATGACATAACAAgagatatttatctttattatctaCCTGAAGACTTAAAAGAAATCAAGACACCTGTTGTGCTCGTCAGATTAGCCAACGTTAAACCTAAAGACAAAGACATTACGTTTTCAAATTTAGCAATTGAAAAGTTTAAGAAAATAACAGATAACGAGGATCTTTACATCAAAGGACACGTATCTCTGACTCTAGGAAACTGTGTTTTTGTTGACACATTAGAAGTGTGCCAAGAATTAACTTCTTTAAATGAAACGATCgtgaaaaacaatttaaaacaagaaCTCTTAGAGAATCATGCTCAATTAAACCCAGAGCGCGTACAACAACTTAAAAAACTGTCTATTGACAGTGGCTTGAGTTATGCAGAAGTTGTTAAAAGGCCAGAAACTCAAAATCCAGTTAAAAATTTTCCAAAAGGATCATGGGCACATTTAGAGACTGGTGTATTAAGCACAGTATTTTTGTCTTCTGCTAAAAGTCCCGATAAGTTCTTCGTTCgtcttaataaatttgaatcatGTATGAGCTCTTTACTGCaagatattaaagaatattcaGAAGGTTTCATTAATAATGAGCTTCGTAATGTAAAAGAGGGTGATTTGGTTTTAGCTGAATTTCCTGATGATTTGACTTTCGAAAGAGCAAGAATCGATAGCATAAGTGAAGACACAGCGAAATGTTTCTTTGTAGATCAAGGAGACTGGAAAGAAATACCTATGAAGCATATTATTCCAATAACAgagaagtttataaataaattgcctTTCCAAGCAATTGAATGCAGATTGATAGGCATACAGCCGCCGGGCGATGATTGGTCGGATTTCAGTAAAAATTGgtttttcaataattgtttCGAAGATAAAAATGGtgatttaaaacatttgtacattaaatattttacaaaagaacTGGCTGAATTTACAGGTGGATACAAATATGGAGTGGCTTTAATAGATACAAATACGGATAACGATGTGGTTATAAATCAAATCATGATTGATCTTAATCTGGCCAAAGAAAATATCAAAGAAAGGGAGTATCTTAACAAGTTGCTTCCAGATACAAGAGAGTCAGGTCACGTACAAACATTTGAAGAAGAAAACGACCACCTTAATGATTTACTTCCAGATACAAATGAGTCTGATCAAATACAAACATTTGAAGAAGTGGAAAACgaagatgatgatgaaaaaatgtctaaaattaATCAGGACATAGTTAGCGCTGGGAATAATACAATTCAAATACCGCAACCACTTAGATCTGCACCGTTGGTTGATTCTGATTCAAGTGATTTTGAAAGATGGGATGTTAATATGGATCAAAGTGTTTTAAACAATCTATTTCCAAGATTGAACTCCAATATCGAACGTAATGTAACTCAAGATACTGGCGATGACTCCAGTGCAGATGAAAATCAAGTTGTCCCTTTTCGACCAAAAGAGACAAACATAGAagctaacataaaaaatgagcCACAAGAATTAGATTCTGATGATTTTACTTCGTCAGAATTATCTCAAGCATGTAACGTATCGAAcgataaatcaaatttatcatCAGAGGTAGAACAGAAGAGGCGACCGAAATTGTTATggcgtcaaaataaaaatatggttttcgtaaaaattgaattaattgacGTAAAAGACTACAATCTCGAATTTGACGTtcgcaatttaaaatttagttcgAACCTAAATGGTGCAAaatatgaatttgaaattgaattatatgGTGTGATTGATAGAGATAAATCTTCTCATGTTAAAACAGGGCTTTATATAACGGTGAAACTAGTAAAAGTTTTGAAAACGAAATGGGTGTCGTTAACTAAAGCATTGGACACAAAGCATTGGATTGCATATGACGTAGATTCTATTGACACGTCGTCTGATGAGGAAGAAGTTGATAAGAGTActatggaaaaaataataaaggtgatgcatgatgctgatgatgaaaCTGACGATGATGAGTTTTTGGATGATGTGAATTGTACATATGGCAAATATGACTAA
- the LOC113391860 gene encoding dymeclin has product MGIAVTKYSDISTNELVARFCSNEIICPNDPFWNQLLAFNIQIPSNVEEQLMLDSSAESLLQKFLQNNQQTGNLGSLVQVFITRATELLAAPNSDNVMLAWQSYNALFVIRAVTKYLVELVPEYELCKHLDVQGRTLNSPTPQEQSPSSSPTQEASSPDLQATKAVNGESRVEMLIDALIGLIIDVPITDNTYYLHLECLNTLLVLMSVYMFAGAHGQTQLVETSLIFRTLFQGRYSMHAPLLVKTLLTNLSVMLPAPPQFGAQGPGSLLINIASSLWSMLTFSPTARQTIYTNPPVDRHELLDRLKKEHPVANQSCLLLLALANHCIHEDNLYRVALLHCEDTSDTSSTTPHRDTNGSVTQVTPPRIDLAALHRALCATAGCEHSTLLLYLMLHSCKAYKRQVSNGPNIENLLVPILQVLYNAPDSTSHHIYMSLIVLLILTEDDSLIKNVHLIMLKNIPWYTERSISEISLGGLAVLVVVRALQYNMARVRDKYLHTNCLAAIANMSCEFRNLHPYVAQRLVSLFETLTKRRARLCTEIEGGDINSIELPHHAEEKTEEIMEHIAVLDEVLRMLLEIINSCLTHQLSNNLNLVYALLHKRQLFQQHAHHHIAQNIEMVIGYFSTRLQRVQEGAGSDLGVTEVLQCIKKGAEQWSSDRLKKFPDLKFRYVEEDRPEEFFTPYVWALVAACGGVYWASERADLLA; this is encoded by the exons ATGGGGATTGCTGTAACAAAATATTCAGATATATCGACCAATGAATTGGTAGCAAGATTCTGTTCTAATGAGATAATATGTCCCAATGACCCATTCTGGAATCAACTTCTCGCTTTTAATATACAGATACCATCCAATGT cgAGGAACAGCTGATGTTAGATTCTAGTGCAGAATCTTTACTACAGAAATTCTTACAAAACAATCAACAGACAGGCAATCTGGGCTCTCTAGTACAGGTTTTTATAACACGAGCAACGGAACTTTTAGCTGCACCAAATTCAGACAA tgtAATGTTAGCTTGGCAAAGTTACAACGCTCTGTTCGTGATACGTGCGGTTACTAAGTATTTGGTGGAGCTAGTACCGGAATACGAACTCTGCAAACATTTGGACGTGCAAGGGAGGACTTTGAAT TCCCCCACTCCACAAGAACAGTCACCGTCATCATCCCCAACACAAGAAGCAAGCTCGCCAGACCTGCAGGCAACCAAAGCGGTTAACGGGGAGAGTCGAGTTGAGATGCTCATTGATGCCCTGATCGGATTAATCATTGATGTGCCAATAAC CGACAACACTTACTACCTGCACCTGGAATGCCTCAACACGCTGCTGGTGCTGATGTCGGTGTACATGTTCGCCGGCGCGCACGGACAGACGCAGCTCGTTGAAACGTCCTTGATATTCAG AACTCTTTTCCAAGGCAGATATAGTATGCACGCTCCTTTACTAGTGAAGACTCTGCTGACAAATCTTTCAGTGATGCTGCCGGCCCCCCCACAGTTCGGGGCCCAGGGGCCCGGTAGCTTGTTGATCAATATAGCGT CCAGCTTATGGAGCATGCTAACGTTCAGTCCGACCGCTCGTCAGACGATATACACGAACCCCCCCGTGGACCGGCACGAGCTGCTGGACCGTCTGAAGAAGGAGCACCCGGTGGCGAACCAGTCCTGTCTCCTGCTGCTGGCGCTCGCCAACCACTGCATCCACGAGGATAACTTGTATCGAGTCGCTCTGCTGCACTGTGAAGACACATCCG ACACATCATCGACCACACCACACCGGGACACAAACGGTAGCGTCACTCAAGTCACTCCTCCTCGGATAGACTTGGCTGCT CTCCACAGAGCCCTGTGCGCGACGGCGGGCTGCGAACATTCCACACTGCTGCTGTACCTGATGCTGCACTCGTGTAAGGCGTACAAGCGCCAGGTCAGCAACGGACCGAATATTGAAAATTTg CTAGTTCCGATCCTGCAAGTGCTGTATAACGCCCCGGACAGCACCTCCCACCACATTTACATGTCGCTGATAGTACTCCTGATATTGACCGAGGACGACTCGTTGATCAAAAACGTGCACCTGATC ATGCTGAAGAACATCCCGTGGTACACGGAGCGCTCCATCTCCGAGATCTCGCTGGGCGGGCTGGCCGTGCTGGTGGTGGTGCGCGCGCTGCAGTACAACATGGCGCGCGTGCGCGACAAGTACCTGCACACCAACTGCCTGGCCGCCATCGCCAACATGAGCT GTGAATTTAGGAACCTCCACCCGTACGTCGCCCAACGTCTCGTGTCACTGTTCGAGACGTTAACGAAGCGGAGAGCGAGGCTGTGCACCGAGATAGAGG GAGGTGATATAAATAGTATAGAATTGCCACATCACGCAGAAGAAAAAACAGAAGAAATT ATGGAACACATAGCAGTCCTGGATGAAGTTCTAAGGATGCTCCTCGAAATAATCAACTCGTGTCTGACGCATCAGCTTTCGAACAATCTGAACTTGGTGTACGCTCTGCTTCACAAACGGCAGCTGTTCCAGCAGCACGCTCATCATCACATCGCGCAGAACATTGAAATG gTGATTGGCTATTTCTCGACTCGACTACAGAGGGTGCAAGAGGGTGCGGGTAGTGACCTCGGAGTGACGGAAGTGTTACAGTGCATTAAGAAGGGAGCGGAGCAGTGGTCCAGTGATAGGCTTAAG AAATTCCCCGACCTGAAGTTCCGCTACGTGGAGGAGGACCGGCCCGAGGAGTTCTTCACGCCGTACGTGTGGGCGCTGGTGGCGGCGTGCGGCGGCGTGTACTGGGCCAGCGAGCGCGCCGACCTGCTCGCGTGA